The following nucleotide sequence is from Cyclobacteriaceae bacterium.
GCATTGGAAAGCTACGGGTAATGCTGTGGATCTTATGACCGTTGGCCGAACGGATCATTTCGCTCTTATTGAGATAAACGAGGATAAAAGCACGCTCGACCGAGCATACCATGAGCGGACTAAAGTCTTGATTAAGTACCAATACCCTACTATCCATGATGAAAAGATAGTCTCAAACTTTTATTTCTGCAAACATCAAATTTGATGAATGCCGAGTGGGATCAGGCCCAAAAACTTCAAATCAATTTATGATTCTCCTGACAGAGTGCAACAGATGGCTATAGATTTTGGTTTCAGGATTCAGAATTCCCTCTTCAGTAATTTTATCAATCCTTACCTGACCATAAGAATGGATTATTTTCTCATCATCCAGGATAATACCTACGTGATTGACACTACCATTCTTCTCAGCAAAGAATGCAAGATCACCAACACACAATTCCTCTCCTGATTTTATCTTCTTACCCTGATTGGACTGCTGATTTGCTGTGCGCTGCAGCGAGTAGCCTGTAATTTTAAATACCATCTGAACAAATCCGGCAGCATCAATTCCAAAAGGACTCTTACCCCCCCACTGAAATGGTGATGTCAGATATTTTTTCGCGACAGTTTTTAGAAAATCCCCATCACGACGCTGACCCAGTCCTTTTGATTCACCATTGAAAGCAAATTGCTCTTCAATTTTAAAAAGTTCTGAATTGGAAATCGGAACAATACTTCCCATAACAATGGTCAAAGGACTTTTCTTGTACAGAACCGTTGAAGCAACGTCTGTCGTAATCTTGTAATCGGTATGATTGATCTGATCGAAGTAATCTTTCGATATTGCATGATGCTGTTTTGCGTCCAGCCATCCTTCACACTGGTCGGTATAGACCCTGATCAAAACCCATTTAGCATCTGCCGAAACACTTATCACCTCATAGTGATCACCAAACAATAACTGAGTCACCTGCTCAGCACTGTCAAGGGGACCTAAACGAATCGGCACTACGGCCAAACGACATACTCCAAACTCTCCTGCTTCCATGAATGATTTAAATACTAAAATTTGACGCGGGATAATTCGCGTTTAATGTCCTTTTCCTTTATGCTATTCCTCTTGTCATGAGTTTTCTTTCCTCTTCCAACGGCGATCTCAAGTTTTGCATATCCACGATCATTGATAAACAATCTGAGGGGAACAATTGTCAAACCCTTTTCTTCGATCCGGGCTTTCAATTTCACCATTTCAGATTTTTTTAACAAAAGCTTTCGTTCACGCGCTGCCTCATGATTGTAATGAGTGCCTTGTGTAAAAGGGCTGATATTAACACCTTTCACAAATGCTTCACTCTGGTCATTGAAGTAAACATACCCATCCTGGAGATTCACCTTTCCTTCACGAATCGATTTAATCTCTGTTCCGCGCAGAGCAATACCCGCCACATACGTATCCAACAACTCATATTGAAACGAAGCTTGCTTGTTCTTTATATTGACTGTATTTGAAAACCTGTCCGATGCCATTCCTTAGTGAAGCAATTCTCAGTTCTTAGTGAATATTTTTAAAAGTTTTTCCTTTTTCAACATCTTCTGCCCTGTCTTTCCAATGGCAATTAATCTTTCTCCAACCCTCGCTTCGATTCCACAGATCAACTCCATTCCCCTGATTTCCTCAATCGTTGCCTTGATCACGATCTCTTCTCCAACAAATGCAGGACTCTTATGATCAATATGAAGAAACGTCCCTACACCCTCTTCATCATCATCGCGCATCTCCAAAAAAAACAGGCGGGAAGACCATTCAAAGTCACGACTAAGGGCAAAGGTAGAACAAACTGCGTGTAAAATCTCATTGTGAAAAATCGCCTGATCAGATTCCTCCACAGTCTTTTTATAAACTTTTTCGTCACCCGTTTTGAAAATATTTTTCATTTAACAGCTGCGT
It contains:
- a CDS encoding C40 family peptidase, which translates into the protein MEAGEFGVCRLAVVPIRLGPLDSAEQVTQLLFGDHYEVISVSADAKWVLIRVYTDQCEGWLDAKQHHAISKDYFDQINHTDYKITTDVASTVLYKKSPLTIVMGSIVPISNSELFKIEEQFAFNGESKGLGQRRDGDFLKTVAKKYLTSPFQWGGKSPFGIDAAGFVQMVFKITGYSLQRTANQQSNQGKKIKSGEELCVGDLAFFAEKNGSVNHVGIILDDEKIIHSYGQVRIDKITEEGILNPETKIYSHLLHSVRRIIN
- the smpB gene encoding SsrA-binding protein SmpB, which codes for MASDRFSNTVNIKNKQASFQYELLDTYVAGIALRGTEIKSIREGKVNLQDGYVYFNDQSEAFVKGVNISPFTQGTHYNHEAARERKLLLKKSEMVKLKARIEEKGLTIVPLRLFINDRGYAKLEIAVGRGKKTHDKRNSIKEKDIKRELSRVKF